The Methanoculleus marisnigri JR1 genome window below encodes:
- a CDS encoding ABC transporter permease has protein sequence MLIDVTARVQSVWRRNWDAFLRTYRVNFIPPFIEPVLYLLALGFGLGTYIEAVDGIPYPIFIAPALVSISVMYSAFFECTYSSFVRMYYQKTFDAIIATPVGIDEVIAGEMIWGATRGMIYATLMLPVLLIFNVVAMPSSLLLIPFAFLAGLLFAGIAMCFTAITPSIDALNYPSFLFITPMFLFSGTFFPLDLLPEPIQYFALAALPLTHVVGFNRAITLAAFSPVNLLNLAWIAVATVIFFVLAIRLMRRRLVV, from the coding sequence ATGCTGATCGACGTTACCGCGAGAGTACAGAGCGTCTGGCGGAGGAACTGGGACGCCTTCCTCAGGACCTACCGGGTGAACTTCATCCCGCCCTTCATCGAGCCGGTCCTCTACCTCCTGGCGCTGGGGTTCGGTCTCGGGACCTATATCGAGGCGGTCGACGGGATTCCCTACCCCATCTTCATCGCACCGGCCCTCGTCTCGATATCGGTGATGTACTCGGCCTTCTTCGAGTGCACCTACTCGTCGTTCGTCCGGATGTACTACCAGAAGACGTTCGACGCCATCATCGCGACCCCGGTCGGCATCGACGAGGTGATCGCGGGAGAGATGATCTGGGGCGCCACCCGGGGGATGATCTACGCAACGCTGATGCTCCCCGTGCTCCTCATCTTCAACGTCGTCGCCATGCCGTCGTCCCTGCTGCTCATACCCTTCGCGTTCCTCGCCGGCCTCCTCTTCGCGGGGATCGCGATGTGCTTCACGGCAATCACGCCGAGCATCGACGCGCTGAACTACCCCTCGTTCCTCTTCATCACCCCGATGTTCCTCTTCTCGGGGACGTTCTTCCCGCTGGACCTGCTCCCGGAACCGATCCAGTACTTCGCCCTCGCCGCCCTCCCGCTCACGCACGTCGTCGGCTTCAACCGGGCAATCACGCTCGCGGCGTTCTCGCCGGTAAACCTCCTCAACCTCGCCTGGATCGCGGTAGCGACCGTGATCTTCTTCGTGCTCGCCATCAGGCTGATGAGAAGACGGCTCGTCGTGTGA
- a CDS encoding ABC transporter ATP-binding protein: MKRFGDLVAVDRIAFRVREGEVFGFLGPNGAGKTTTMKMIQCISPKSGGTLEVFGMDVDTHPRQIKSRLGVVPQENNLDPDFSAYRNLLVYARYFGIPKQEAEKRAKELLTFMQLDEKRDVLIDKLSGGMKRRLIIARALVNEPELLILDEPTIGLDPQARHLIWETLRSLRAEGNTLVLTTHYLDEAERLCDRLVIMDHGKILVEGTPADLIREHAGSDVVEVERTQKVVARLDELGVNYDLAGDVLQVFTDRPNDVARELLEVCRHEAAVTVRPATLEDVFLRLTGRSLRE; the protein is encoded by the coding sequence TTGAAGCGGTTCGGGGACCTCGTCGCGGTCGACCGGATCGCCTTCCGGGTCAGGGAAGGGGAGGTCTTCGGGTTTCTCGGCCCGAACGGAGCGGGGAAGACGACGACCATGAAGATGATCCAGTGCATCTCCCCGAAATCCGGCGGAACACTGGAGGTCTTCGGGATGGACGTCGACACCCACCCGCGCCAGATCAAGAGCCGTCTCGGGGTGGTGCCGCAGGAGAACAACCTCGACCCGGATTTCTCGGCCTACCGGAACCTGCTGGTCTACGCCCGCTACTTCGGCATCCCGAAGCAGGAAGCGGAGAAGCGGGCAAAAGAACTCCTCACGTTCATGCAGCTCGACGAGAAACGGGACGTCCTGATCGACAAACTCTCGGGCGGGATGAAACGGCGGCTGATCATCGCCCGGGCGCTCGTCAACGAACCGGAACTGCTCATCCTCGACGAGCCCACCATCGGGCTCGACCCGCAGGCGCGGCACCTGATCTGGGAGACGCTCCGGAGCCTCCGGGCCGAAGGAAACACCCTCGTCCTCACCACCCACTACCTCGACGAAGCGGAACGCCTCTGCGACCGGCTGGTGATCATGGATCACGGAAAGATCCTCGTCGAGGGCACCCCGGCGGACCTCATCCGCGAGCATGCCGGGAGCGACGTCGTCGAGGTTGAGCGGACACAGAAGGTGGTCGCCCGCCTGGACGAGCTCGGCGTGAACTACGATCTCGCCGGCGACGTCCTCCAGGTATTCACGGATCGTCCGAACGACGTTGCACGCGAACTGCTCGAGGTCTGCCGGCACGAGGCGGCGGTGACGGTCCGCCCGGCAACCCTCGAGGACGTCTTTCTGCGGCTGACCGGGCGGAGCCTGCGGGAGTGA
- a CDS encoding SET domain-containing protein encodes MIDNSVEKEGFFSPSDAVYVGSSGCRGRGVFARRDLIPGELIETCPVIVLGGADEQELLDKTHLFDYYFAWGELAAVALGYGSLYNHSRHANADHVCDLLRGEIRISAHRPISRGEEITINYGGLPDCPDPVWFDAVE; translated from the coding sequence ATGATCGACAATTCTGTGGAGAAAGAGGGGTTTTTCTCTCCTTCGGATGCCGTATACGTCGGTTCGTCGGGATGCCGCGGGCGGGGCGTCTTCGCCCGCAGGGATCTTATACCCGGCGAGTTGATCGAGACCTGCCCGGTGATCGTGCTCGGGGGAGCGGACGAGCAGGAACTTCTCGATAAGACGCACCTCTTTGACTACTACTTTGCGTGGGGGGAGCTCGCCGCCGTGGCGCTGGGCTACGGGTCGCTCTACAACCACTCCCGCCACGCGAACGCGGATCACGTCTGCGATCTTCTCCGGGGCGAGATCCGCATCTCCGCCCATCGCCCGATCTCGAGAGGCGAGGAGATCACCATCAACTACGGCGGGCTGCCGGACTGCCCCGACCCCGTCTGGTTCGATGCGGTGGAGTGA
- a CDS encoding TOBE domain-containing protein, with the protein MKLSARNQLPGKVKALNVGVVTAEVVVELDGGGELVAVITKKSVENLGLAVGKKVYAVVKSTEVMVAVD; encoded by the coding sequence ATGAAGTTAAGTGCAAGAAACCAGCTTCCCGGAAAAGTAAAGGCCCTGAACGTGGGCGTGGTCACCGCCGAGGTCGTCGTTGAACTGGACGGCGGCGGCGAACTCGTCGCGGTCATCACGAAGAAGTCCGTGGAGAATCTCGGGCTTGCCGTCGGCAAGAAGGTCTACGCCGTGGTCAAGTCGACCGAGGTCATGGTCGCCGTCGACTGA
- a CDS encoding DUF7557 family protein, translating into MVTTIQLQPETKSRLDTLKTHPRESYDETLNRIMDALIDPEPLSEETLQRIEESVADMRAGRGRPFEEYVQERDL; encoded by the coding sequence ATGGTAACCACGATCCAGCTCCAGCCGGAGACCAAGTCCCGCCTGGATACCTTGAAAACACATCCCCGGGAGAGTTATGACGAGACGCTCAACCGCATTATGGACGCATTAATCGATCCGGAGCCGCTTTCCGAAGAGACGTTGCAGCGGATCGAAGAAAGCGTCGCGGACATGCGGGCCGGCCGGGGTCGCCCCTTTGAAGAGTATGTTCAGGAACGGGACCTCTGA
- a CDS encoding type II toxin-antitoxin system RelE family toxin, translated as MIWRLILMPVAERVLNNIPDPDAGRIKEELYALADEPYPRFHVKKLKGHQNSPLYSLRVGQYRIILVIEDNVMVITVIEIGNRSKIYRKY; from the coding sequence ATGATCTGGCGGCTCATCCTGATGCCGGTTGCCGAGCGGGTTCTCAATAACATCCCGGACCCTGATGCCGGACGAATTAAGGAAGAACTCTATGCTCTGGCAGATGAGCCGTATCCCCGATTTCACGTTAAGAAACTGAAAGGACACCAGAACAGTCCGCTATACTCTCTTCGTGTAGGACAGTACCGGATTATTCTTGTGATCGAGGACAATGTGATGGTCATCACCGTGATTGAGATTGGAAATCGGAGCAAAATCTATCGGAAATATTGA
- a CDS encoding PGF-CTERM sorting domain-containing protein — MRAKISILCLLIVFLVLSCGCFTLEVHTKVNPDATLSSYSYDLTTSQFVYNALKESAKEQGYSSLRESMTSNAEPGTYKYDEIWDGDTVTISIASTQPLQSTDPEKWQIKKESGYMIYDDKRLLSDETIEDSNEFNEAMLSSAGVHYYLEMPGKIIDTNANVVDGNKAEWHLTGSEVFTTEIYAKSEVPVFALPGFGALIALIGLSCATLLLIRKRV, encoded by the coding sequence ATGAGAGCAAAAATATCAATCCTATGTCTTTTAATTGTATTTTTGGTGCTGTCTTGTGGCTGCTTTACTCTTGAAGTCCACACAAAAGTAAACCCGGATGCTACGCTGAGTTCATACTCATACGATCTCACGACGAGTCAATTTGTGTATAATGCCCTTAAGGAGAGCGCAAAAGAACAGGGTTATTCGTCGTTAAGGGAATCAATGACATCGAATGCTGAGCCAGGGACGTATAAATACGATGAAATTTGGGATGGTGATACTGTTACGATTAGTATAGCCAGTACGCAACCATTACAATCAACGGATCCCGAAAAATGGCAAATCAAAAAAGAAAGCGGCTATATGATTTACGATGATAAAAGACTCTTATCTGACGAAACTATTGAGGATTCTAACGAATTTAATGAAGCAATGCTAAGTAGTGCCGGTGTTCACTACTATCTCGAGATGCCCGGCAAAATTATTGACACAAATGCGAATGTAGTGGATGGGAATAAAGCAGAGTGGCATTTGACCGGATCAGAAGTGTTTACAACAGAGATCTACGCTAAAAGTGAAGTGCCGGTGTTTGCGTTACCCGGATTTGGCGCACTGATTGCACTTATCGGACTGAGTTGTGCAACCTTATTGTTAATACGAAAGAGAGTATGA
- a CDS encoding transcriptional regulator, translated as MDTLSASYLQKMELSERQILAVERIKAEGSITSGVYQSLTGVSAPTAFRDLKGLVDRGILEQVGTSRRNTRYILRERPR; from the coding sequence ATGGATACGCTGAGCGCGAGTTATCTTCAGAAGATGGAACTGAGTGAACGGCAGATCCTTGCGGTGGAGCGGATCAAGGCCGAGGGGAGTATCACGAGCGGTGTCTATCAATCACTCACCGGCGTCTCGGCACCGACGGCTTTCAGGGATCTCAAGGGCCTGGTTGACCGCGGTATCCTGGAGCAGGTGGGCACGTCGAGGAGGAATACACGATATATCCTGCGGGAGAGGCCACGATGA
- a CDS encoding RNA-binding domain-containing protein has translation MRVDDLYSLLARFEGRQIDFKEDVSASLYRLLSAFANTAGGAAVIGIRDHDHAVIGLDLRNNAVKKLADSITTRLGVHPVIDIHEIEGKSIVIVTVERSRVPVAFDGRYYTRVGDTTREMLPDELREYFQQSIEWDSVTGPYSFDEIDEETVRRFLARANATGRLTSVDPAESVETVLSRLGLARDGGISNGAIALFGKNPQRYFLNCILRIGRFKRADIIIGDHEIGGNLFQQFEEGERIIKQYLGVRYDISEEAMRESFQRREIWDYPLLAIREALLNALIHRDYFNNTIQTQVKIFDDHIRFHNPGHLPEGVTVEMIIQEXLLLSPQPEGC, from the coding sequence ATGCGCGTGGATGACCTATACTCCCTGCTCGCCCGCTTTGAAGGGCGGCAGATCGACTTCAAGGAAGATGTGAGCGCAAGCCTTTACCGGCTCCTGTCCGCCTTCGCCAACACCGCCGGTGGTGCCGCCGTCATCGGAATCCGGGACCATGACCATGCCGTCATCGGGCTCGACCTGAGGAATAACGCTGTTAAGAAACTCGCGGACAGCATAACCACCCGGCTCGGCGTTCATCCGGTCATCGATATCCATGAGATCGAGGGGAAGTCCATCGTCATCGTCACTGTCGAGCGGAGCCGCGTTCCGGTCGCCTTTGACGGGCGGTACTACACCCGTGTCGGCGATACAACCCGCGAGATGCTCCCCGACGAGCTCAGGGAGTACTTCCAGCAGAGCATTGAGTGGGACAGCGTCACCGGGCCGTACTCGTTCGATGAGATCGACGAAGAGACGGTGCGGCGTTTCCTTGCACGGGCAAATGCGACGGGCCGACTCACTTCTGTCGATCCGGCCGAATCAGTAGAGACAGTGCTCTCTCGACTCGGGCTTGCCAGGGACGGAGGGATCAGCAACGGCGCCATCGCCCTCTTCGGCAAGAACCCGCAGCGGTATTTCTTGAACTGCATCCTCCGGATCGGGCGGTTCAAGCGGGCGGATATCATCATCGGCGACCACGAGATCGGGGGCAATCTCTTCCAGCAGTTCGAGGAGGGCGAGCGGATTATCAAGCAGTATCTCGGCGTCAGGTACGACATCTCAGAGGAGGCGATGCGAGAGTCCTTCCAGAGGAGAGAGATCTGGGACTACCCGCTTTTGGCGATCCGGGAGGCGCTTCTCAACGCGCTTATCCACCGCGATTACTTCAACAACACGATCCAGACGCAGGTCAAGATCTTTGACGACCATATCCGCTTTCACAATCCCGGCCATCTTCCCGAAGGTGTCACCGTTGAGATGATCATACAGGAGNCACTACTCCTTTCACCGCAACCCGAAGGTTGCTGA
- the mch gene encoding methenyltetrahydromethanopterin cyclohydrolase produces MLSVNELALDIFEELFEYAEELHAVPHELDNGARIVDCGVSTSGGYLTGRRFTEICMGGLGEVDISMGKIRDFPIPFIEVSTDFPSIACLGAQKAGWTVNVNKYFAMGSGPARALSLKPKHTYEVIEYEDEFDYAVICLESDHLPNAAVMENIAEACNVDVANTCAVVAPTASLVGSIQVAGRCVETAVYKLNELGFDTKKITAGIGHAPIAPVKKDGTKAMGSTNDATIYHGSIMLTMNAPEIKDYLDKIPSNKSKGYGKPFYDIFKEANFDFYQIDTSLFSPAEVVINELSEGKVYHVGAVNPEVTLKSFGFI; encoded by the coding sequence ATGCTCAGCGTGAACGAACTGGCACTGGATATTTTTGAGGAACTCTTCGAATACGCCGAGGAGTTACATGCCGTCCCGCACGAGCTCGACAACGGCGCACGCATCGTAGACTGCGGCGTCAGCACTTCAGGCGGGTACCTGACCGGAAGGCGGTTCACCGAGATCTGCATGGGCGGGCTCGGCGAGGTCGACATCTCCATGGGCAAGATCCGGGACTTCCCCATCCCGTTCATCGAGGTCAGCACCGACTTTCCGTCGATTGCGTGCCTCGGCGCCCAGAAGGCGGGCTGGACGGTCAACGTCAACAAGTACTTCGCGATGGGGAGCGGCCCCGCACGGGCGCTCTCCCTGAAACCCAAGCACACCTACGAGGTCATCGAGTATGAGGACGAGTTCGATTACGCGGTCATCTGCCTCGAGAGCGACCACCTCCCGAACGCCGCGGTGATGGAGAACATCGCCGAGGCCTGCAACGTGGACGTGGCGAACACCTGCGCGGTCGTCGCCCCCACGGCCTCCCTCGTCGGCTCGATCCAGGTCGCCGGCCGCTGTGTCGAGACCGCGGTCTACAAGCTGAACGAGCTCGGCTTCGATACCAAGAAGATCACCGCCGGTATCGGCCACGCCCCGATCGCGCCCGTCAAGAAGGACGGGACGAAGGCGATGGGCAGCACCAACGACGCGACGATCTACCACGGCAGCATCATGCTGACGATGAACGCGCCGGAGATCAAGGACTACCTGGATAAGATCCCGAGCAACAAGTCCAAGGGATACGGGAAGCCGTTCTACGATATCTTCAAGGAAGCCAACTTCGACTTCTACCAGATCGACACCTCGCTCTTCTCCCCGGCCGAGGTCGTCATCAACGAGCTCTCCGAGGGCAAGGTCTACCACGTGGGAGCCGTCAACCCCGAAGTGACGCTGAAGTCCTTCGGGTTTATCTGA
- a CDS encoding ORC1-type DNA replication protein has translation MKKNLLMWDETLFRDPEVFEIDYVPEQFNHRDAQIRELAFQVKPGLRGARPLNTICRGLPGTGKTTSVKKVFAEIEEATKKLVPVYINCQIDNTKFAIFSQIYRRVTGHPPPPSGTSFKQVFDAIAKVLQREEQVLLVALDDANYLLYENEINQVLYPLLRSHEAYPGVRIGVVAIVSDMSVTLQSEVDARVASVFRPTEIYFPPYSEEEVHGILEERVLQGLYPNVIKTEMLDLVVEQTMKSGDLRVGIDLLKRAALNAEREARRSVEREDVCRAYEVSRYLHLAFSLRALKAEEREVLARIADMSARDDKEMNAGDVYRFVKEQVGGVSYTKFYEIVQKFDSMRLLNLHYRQGRGRTRLISLRYDPGRVLEHLGQEQTIS, from the coding sequence ATGAAGAAGAACCTGCTCATGTGGGACGAGACGCTTTTTCGGGATCCCGAGGTCTTCGAGATCGATTATGTCCCCGAGCAGTTCAACCACCGTGACGCCCAGATCCGGGAACTCGCGTTTCAGGTCAAGCCCGGGCTGCGGGGAGCGAGGCCGCTCAACACCATCTGCAGGGGTCTCCCGGGAACCGGGAAGACGACGAGCGTCAAAAAGGTCTTTGCCGAGATCGAAGAGGCTACGAAGAAGCTCGTTCCCGTCTACATCAACTGCCAGATCGACAACACCAAGTTCGCCATCTTCTCCCAGATCTACCGCAGGGTCACCGGGCACCCGCCGCCGCCGTCGGGCACGTCGTTCAAGCAGGTCTTCGACGCCATAGCGAAAGTGCTGCAGCGCGAGGAGCAGGTGCTCCTGGTGGCGCTCGACGACGCGAATTACCTCCTCTACGAGAACGAGATCAACCAGGTGCTCTATCCCCTGCTGCGCTCGCACGAGGCCTATCCGGGCGTCCGGATAGGTGTCGTCGCCATCGTCAGCGATATGTCCGTCACCCTGCAGAGCGAGGTCGACGCACGGGTGGCGTCGGTCTTCCGCCCCACGGAGATCTACTTCCCTCCCTACTCGGAGGAGGAGGTCCACGGCATCCTCGAGGAGCGCGTCCTGCAGGGTCTCTACCCGAACGTCATCAAGACCGAGATGCTGGATCTGGTGGTGGAGCAGACGATGAAGAGCGGCGACCTTCGCGTCGGGATCGATCTCCTGAAGCGTGCGGCCCTGAACGCCGAGCGGGAGGCACGCCGGTCGGTCGAGCGGGAGGACGTCTGCAGGGCATACGAGGTCTCCCGCTACCTCCACCTCGCGTTCTCGCTGCGGGCGCTCAAGGCCGAGGAGCGGGAGGTGCTGGCCAGGATCGCGGATATGTCGGCCCGCGACGATAAGGAGATGAACGCCGGCGACGTCTACCGTTTCGTGAAAGAACAGGTGGGCGGGGTCAGTTACACCAAGTTCTACGAGATCGTCCAGAAGTTCGATTCGATGCGGCTCCTGAATCTCCACTACCGCCAGGGGAGGGGGCGAACGAGGCTGATCAGTCTCCGTTACGATCCCGGGCGCGTGCTGGAGCACCTGGGGCAGGAGCAGACGATTTCATAA